Proteins found in one Arthrobacter sp. U41 genomic segment:
- a CDS encoding transcriptional regulator: MMRAPWHRRIAAVASLGDENRRKLFDFVAAAGCAVSRDDAAGALGLPRSTVSFQLDRLVQDGLLSVEFRKLGGRSGPGSGRPAKLYLAAVREVAASVPDRNYDLAAELLVSAIEESTAGGGSARDALIRTANARGQAAARAAGEAAQADARATAAGARFAEFLAAEGYRPETDTEGGLVLLNCPFHRIAGGHTDVVCAMNGAFLAGAAEGTGIDPGRVQALAIEELRAQGAARPAQCCARIRPVGQPRPDVPQDPG; the protein is encoded by the coding sequence ATGATGCGAGCGCCATGGCACCGCAGGATCGCGGCAGTCGCCTCCCTGGGGGATGAAAACCGCCGGAAACTGTTCGATTTCGTCGCCGCGGCCGGATGCGCCGTCAGCCGCGACGACGCCGCCGGGGCGCTCGGTCTGCCCAGGAGCACGGTGTCCTTCCAGCTGGACCGGCTGGTGCAGGACGGGCTGTTGAGCGTGGAATTCCGGAAACTTGGCGGCAGGAGCGGACCGGGTTCGGGCCGCCCGGCCAAGCTGTACCTCGCCGCCGTCCGGGAGGTCGCCGCGTCAGTGCCGGACCGCAACTACGACCTGGCCGCCGAGTTGCTGGTCTCGGCGATCGAGGAATCAACGGCCGGCGGCGGTTCCGCCCGCGACGCCCTGATACGAACTGCTAATGCGCGCGGGCAGGCGGCGGCACGGGCCGCGGGCGAGGCGGCGCAGGCGGATGCCCGGGCGACAGCTGCCGGCGCCAGGTTCGCGGAGTTCCTCGCAGCGGAGGGCTACCGTCCGGAGACCGACACCGAGGGCGGCCTGGTGCTGCTGAACTGTCCGTTCCATCGGATCGCCGGAGGCCACACCGATGTCGTCTGCGCCATGAACGGCGCCTTCCTGGCCGGCGCCGCGGAAGGGACCGGCATCGATCCAGGCCGGGTCCAGGCTCTCGCCATCGAGGAGCTCCGCGCGCAGGGAGCCGCGCGGCCGGCGCAGTGCTGCGCCCGGATCAGGCCGGTCGGGCAACCCCGGCCCGACGTTCCCCAGGATCCCGGATAA
- a CDS encoding diacylglycerol/lipid kinase family protein, with protein sequence MIIAVAVNPGASFGRGRHAGRQAADLFRAAGARIILLREESYDALAHAVDKALASGVDALVVVGGDGMVHLGVNALAASGPPFGDIPLGIVPTGTGNDVARALGVPAHDIPGACAGVLAALADGGRLIDAGRVSSAGTSRWFAGVVSAGFDAAVNERANAWLWPRGRARYHLAMLRELASFRPINYTVTADGGSWRQSAMLISVANGQSIGGGMKVTPDAVLDDGYLDLFIVGPLSRVGLLKVFPKVFSGGHLGHPAVHIRRVRKVELLADKVVAYADGERIGPLPLTIEVVPGAVRVLVRPAARQGAGSRG encoded by the coding sequence ATGATTATTGCCGTCGCCGTCAACCCGGGGGCCTCCTTCGGCCGCGGACGGCACGCCGGCAGGCAGGCCGCGGACTTGTTCCGCGCGGCCGGAGCCCGCATCATCCTCCTCCGCGAGGAGAGCTATGACGCGCTGGCGCACGCAGTGGACAAGGCGCTGGCATCCGGGGTGGACGCCCTTGTGGTGGTCGGCGGTGACGGAATGGTCCACCTCGGCGTCAATGCGCTCGCCGCATCGGGCCCGCCGTTCGGTGACATCCCGCTGGGCATTGTTCCGACCGGCACCGGAAACGACGTCGCGCGTGCGCTCGGTGTGCCGGCGCATGACATTCCCGGCGCCTGTGCAGGGGTGCTCGCGGCCCTGGCCGACGGCGGGAGGCTGATCGACGCCGGCCGCGTCTCATCCGCCGGGACGTCCCGCTGGTTTGCCGGTGTGGTGTCCGCCGGATTCGACGCGGCTGTCAATGAACGGGCCAACGCCTGGCTGTGGCCCCGGGGCCGGGCCCGCTACCACCTTGCCATGCTCCGCGAACTGGCCTCGTTCCGGCCGATCAACTACACCGTGACGGCCGACGGCGGGAGCTGGCGGCAGAGCGCGATGCTGATTTCCGTCGCCAACGGCCAGTCGATCGGCGGAGGCATGAAGGTCACGCCCGACGCCGTCCTCGACGACGGCTACTTGGACCTTTTCATTGTCGGCCCGCTCTCCCGGGTGGGCCTGCTGAAGGTTTTTCCGAAGGTCTTTTCCGGCGGCCACCTGGGGCATCCGGCCGTGCACATCCGGCGGGTCCGCAAAGTCGAGCTGTTGGCGGACAAGGTGGTGGCCTATGCCGACGGCGAGCGGATCGGCCCGCTCCCACTCACCATCGAGGTGGTTCCCGGGGCGGTCCGCGTACTTGTCCGGCCCGCGGCCCGGCAGGGGGCTGGCAGCCGGGGGTAG
- a CDS encoding J domain-containing protein — translation MTQGNSSHYQVLRIPVTATDKEIKVAYRKAARTAHPDHGGDPAAFRRVTLAYETLIDAKSRADYDRSYGSGRGGFDGPPADEGAHFDAPAAGSRASANVRRPNSPRNTAADAPVYVPPFEQYALTGEVPLIPEDLASQQVHGLPRKRGIFGAEARIQREMRTVQLISRQILPGIPAARLINGLQSPADNSHIDHVVLSGYRMAIIGSMLLPPGAYAWNGTALTHGGRSIAPPQLAHVVRRMQDIFPELNVTGWTVVHSTDGNLHEPVIDRHRRSGAHETVQVVNAAGLARGLRQFLSSGPAPNTVIVPVLARLLRGMH, via the coding sequence TTGACGCAGGGCAACAGCTCGCATTACCAGGTCCTCCGGATCCCTGTGACGGCGACGGACAAGGAAATCAAGGTGGCCTACCGCAAGGCCGCCCGCACCGCACACCCCGACCACGGCGGCGACCCGGCTGCTTTCCGGCGCGTCACGCTCGCCTACGAGACGCTGATCGACGCCAAGAGCCGCGCGGACTACGACCGGTCCTACGGCAGCGGCCGCGGCGGATTCGACGGTCCGCCCGCCGATGAAGGGGCCCACTTTGATGCCCCGGCGGCCGGCAGCCGTGCCTCCGCCAACGTCCGGCGCCCCAACTCGCCCCGGAATACCGCGGCCGACGCCCCGGTCTACGTCCCGCCCTTCGAGCAGTACGCCCTGACCGGGGAGGTACCGCTGATCCCGGAGGACCTGGCCAGCCAGCAGGTCCATGGCCTTCCGCGCAAGCGGGGAATCTTCGGGGCGGAGGCCAGGATCCAGCGGGAAATGCGGACGGTTCAGCTCATCAGCCGGCAGATTCTCCCCGGCATCCCCGCCGCGCGGCTCATTAACGGGCTGCAGTCCCCGGCGGACAACAGCCACATCGACCATGTGGTGCTCTCCGGCTACCGCATGGCGATCATCGGCTCGATGCTGCTGCCGCCCGGCGCCTACGCCTGGAACGGCACCGCGCTAACGCACGGCGGCCGGTCAATCGCTCCGCCCCAGCTGGCCCACGTGGTGCGCCGGATGCAGGACATCTTCCCGGAACTCAACGTCACCGGCTGGACCGTGGTCCACAGCACGGACGGAAACCTGCACGAGCCGGTCATTGACCGGCACCGCCGCTCCGGCGCGCACGAGACCGTGCAGGTGGTCAATGCCGCCGGCCTGGCACGCGGTCTCAGGCAATTCCTGAGCTCCGGCCCGGCCCCCAACACGGTGATCGTTCCCGTCCTGGCCCGCCTGCTGCGCGGGATGCACTAG
- a CDS encoding tRNA (cytidine(34)-2'-O)-methyltransferase, with translation MFRILFHTPEIPGNTGNAIRLAAITGAELHLVEPLGFDFSDAKLRRAGLDYHDLAVVTVHQDLDAAWAALAPQRVFAFTSDGETSYTDISYRPGDVLLFGRESVGLPEELKHDPHVTSRVRLPMLPSLRSLNLANAASIAVYEAWRQNGFAGAKL, from the coding sequence GTGTTCCGCATCCTCTTCCACACCCCCGAAATCCCCGGCAATACGGGCAACGCCATCCGGCTGGCTGCCATCACCGGCGCCGAGCTGCACCTGGTCGAACCCCTGGGCTTCGATTTCTCCGACGCCAAGCTGCGCCGGGCCGGCCTGGACTACCATGACCTCGCGGTCGTGACCGTGCATCAGGACCTCGACGCGGCCTGGGCCGCCCTGGCTCCCCAGCGGGTCTTTGCCTTCACCTCCGACGGCGAAACGTCCTACACCGACATCAGTTACCGGCCCGGGGACGTGCTGCTGTTCGGCCGCGAATCCGTGGGCCTGCCCGAGGAACTCAAACACGACCCCCACGTCACGTCCCGGGTCCGGCTCCCGATGCTGCCCTCGCTGCGCTCGCTGAACCTTGCGAATGCCGCCTCGATCGCGGTCTACGAGGCCTGGCGCCAGAACGGATTCGCAGGCGCCAAGCTGTAG
- the sigK gene encoding ECF RNA polymerase sigma factor SigK yields the protein METPNAPNPEAAAPPGTPADVNRRLGALLEQVARGDQAAFAEFYELTSRRVFGMARRVLIDVELSEDTTQEVFLQVWQNAAKFNPDAGSPLAWLMTISHRRAVDKVRSSQSATDREAKYGASSQDIDHDSVSDEVGSRLEAEAVVRCLETLTDTQQESVRLAYYGGLTYREVAERLNAAVPTIKSRIRDGLIRLKTCLGVS from the coding sequence ATGGAAACTCCCAACGCCCCGAACCCCGAGGCCGCCGCTCCCCCGGGCACTCCAGCCGACGTCAACCGCCGGCTCGGCGCCCTGCTGGAACAGGTCGCCCGCGGCGACCAGGCGGCCTTCGCAGAGTTCTACGAACTCACGTCCCGGCGCGTCTTCGGCATGGCCCGGCGCGTCCTGATCGACGTGGAACTCAGTGAGGACACCACCCAGGAGGTCTTCCTCCAGGTCTGGCAGAACGCCGCCAAGTTCAATCCCGACGCCGGCAGCCCGCTCGCCTGGCTGATGACCATCTCGCACCGCCGGGCTGTGGACAAGGTCCGCTCGTCGCAGTCCGCCACGGACCGGGAAGCGAAATACGGCGCGAGCAGCCAGGACATCGACCATGACTCCGTCTCCGACGAGGTCGGCAGCCGGCTCGAGGCCGAGGCCGTGGTCCGCTGCCTCGAGACGCTGACCGATACACAACAGGAGTCCGTGCGGCTTGCCTACTACGGCGGCCTCACCTACCGGGAAGTCGCAGAGAGGCTCAATGCTGCGGTGCCCACCATCAAGTCCCGCATCCGCGACGGACTGATCCGGCTGAAGACCTGTCTGGGGGTGAGTTGA
- a CDS encoding anti-sigma factor, translating to MTDMNAQHNGRVPGGFAAEIATDLASGRATDLAEVYALNAVDDAERAAIESYLASAPQAEHAAFDERVRQARETLATSFTAEEDPPAGLLDRIMASLPAQNLTAPGVHRGQEPPAVPPVVARPVREPSEHSVTDDLDAARKRRDERRRPQGMRNWLVGVAAAAIIALGGVGVGAYVANQNDPLNQVMQAGDVQQATVSVAGGGTATVSVSTSRDAIVVKMNDVPAPPPGKVYQMWLIPRDGSAPVSQGLMDAEALSKPAVVKGISTAAALGITVEPTGGSASPTTPTVAEAPLGA from the coding sequence ATGACCGACATGAACGCACAGCACAACGGCCGCGTCCCCGGCGGCTTTGCCGCCGAGATCGCCACCGACCTGGCCTCCGGGCGCGCAACTGACCTCGCCGAGGTCTATGCCCTGAACGCCGTGGACGACGCCGAGCGCGCCGCCATCGAAAGTTACCTCGCCTCGGCCCCGCAGGCCGAACACGCCGCCTTCGACGAACGCGTCCGCCAGGCCCGGGAAACGCTCGCCACCAGCTTCACCGCGGAGGAAGATCCGCCGGCGGGCCTGCTGGACCGGATCATGGCGTCCCTGCCCGCCCAGAACCTTACGGCGCCCGGCGTGCACCGGGGACAGGAGCCGCCGGCGGTGCCTCCGGTGGTGGCCCGGCCCGTCCGGGAGCCCTCCGAGCACTCCGTCACCGACGACCTCGACGCTGCCCGCAAGCGCAGGGATGAACGGCGCCGGCCGCAGGGCATGCGCAACTGGCTGGTCGGCGTCGCTGCCGCTGCCATCATCGCCCTGGGCGGAGTCGGCGTCGGCGCCTACGTGGCAAACCAGAACGATCCGCTGAACCAGGTCATGCAGGCCGGCGACGTGCAGCAGGCGACAGTCAGCGTCGCCGGCGGAGGAACGGCCACCGTGTCCGTCTCGACCTCCAGGGACGCGATCGTCGTCAAGATGAACGACGTCCCGGCGCCGCCCCCCGGCAAGGTCTACCAGATGTGGCTGATCCCCAGGGACGGCTCGGCCCCGGTGTCACAGGGCCTGATGGACGCCGAAGCGCTGTCCAAGCCGGCCGTCGTCAAGGGCATCAGCACTGCCGCGGCACTGGGCATCACGGTGGAACCCACCGGCGGCTCGGCGTCGCCGACCACGCCGACCGTCGCCGAGGCCCCGCTGGGCGCCTAG
- a CDS encoding gluconokinase, which translates to MAKTAQHPVLVIMGVSGSGKSTVAGLLAGRLGWDFAEGDDLHPESNVAKMHAGQPLTDEDRWPWLESIAGWIRRHTESGTPGIVTCSALKKRYRDILRGEGVVFVFLDGSRDRISDRLATRNGHFMPAALLESQFEALEAPTGDENYITLSVSSAPPDEAQEIIDRLQLNADVPSTTDRP; encoded by the coding sequence ATGGCGAAGACTGCGCAGCACCCCGTGCTGGTCATCATGGGCGTCTCGGGATCAGGAAAGTCAACCGTGGCCGGCCTGCTGGCCGGCCGGCTGGGCTGGGATTTCGCCGAAGGCGATGATCTGCACCCCGAATCCAATGTCGCGAAGATGCACGCCGGCCAGCCCCTGACCGACGAGGACCGCTGGCCCTGGCTGGAGAGCATCGCCGGCTGGATCCGGCGGCACACCGAGTCCGGTACCCCCGGCATCGTGACCTGCTCGGCGCTGAAGAAGCGGTACCGGGACATCCTTCGCGGCGAGGGTGTGGTGTTCGTCTTCCTCGACGGCAGCAGGGACCGGATCTCGGACCGGCTGGCGACCCGGAACGGCCACTTTATGCCCGCCGCCCTGCTCGAGTCGCAGTTCGAGGCGCTCGAAGCGCCCACCGGGGATGAAAATTACATCACCCTGAGCGTCAGCTCGGCACCCCCGGACGAAGCGCAGGAAATCATCGACCGGCTTCAGCTCAACGCCGACGTGCCGTCGACAACCGACCGGCCCTAG
- a CDS encoding PIG-L deacetylase family protein, with translation MNTSATQGHSPSDPEHHRIERVLCFAAHPDDIDFGAAGTIAAWTAAGVQVSYCIMTDGDAGGFDPGQREEIVRLRNEEQGRAAALVGVTDIHYLHERDGYLEPSHGVIREVVRLIRQLRPDVVLSMHPERNWTRIQKSHPDHLAVGEAVTRAVYPALENPFAYPELAEAGLEAYKLPWLWLFAGPEERENHFVDVTEHLEGKLAAIHIHVSQHPDIDTMDRTARGGMLRTAERGGLPAGRSAEAFHVVTVNGPGTIAGF, from the coding sequence TTGAACACCTCCGCCACACAGGGGCACAGCCCGTCCGATCCAGAGCACCACCGGATCGAGCGGGTGCTTTGTTTCGCCGCCCACCCGGACGACATCGACTTCGGCGCCGCCGGCACGATCGCCGCCTGGACCGCTGCCGGAGTGCAGGTCAGCTACTGCATCATGACCGACGGCGACGCCGGTGGCTTCGACCCCGGGCAGCGCGAGGAGATCGTCCGCCTGCGCAATGAAGAACAAGGCCGTGCCGCCGCCCTCGTCGGGGTCACCGACATCCACTACCTGCATGAGCGCGACGGCTACCTCGAGCCCTCGCACGGAGTGATCCGCGAAGTGGTGAGGCTGATCCGGCAGCTCCGGCCCGACGTCGTGCTCTCCATGCATCCGGAACGGAACTGGACCCGGATCCAGAAGAGCCACCCGGACCATCTGGCGGTGGGGGAGGCGGTAACCCGGGCGGTGTATCCGGCGCTGGAGAACCCGTTTGCCTACCCGGAACTGGCCGAGGCGGGGCTGGAGGCCTACAAACTGCCGTGGCTGTGGCTCTTCGCAGGGCCGGAGGAACGCGAAAACCACTTCGTCGACGTCACGGAACACCTCGAGGGCAAACTGGCCGCGATCCACATCCACGTCAGCCAGCACCCCGACATCGACACCATGGACCGGACCGCCCGCGGCGGGATGCTCCGGACCGCCGAGCGCGGCGGCCTGCCTGCAGGCCGCAGCGCGGAGGCATTCCACGTCGTAACAGTCAACGGCCCCGGGACCATCGCCGGCTTCTAA
- a CDS encoding electron transfer flavoprotein subunit alpha/FixB family protein, whose product MAKVLVFIDNPGQALKKASLELLTIARSLGEPAVAFNGELHEDVAETLAAYGAQALYRPSAADLDDYLVGPKASYLAAAVQTAAATVVLTENSAEAREIAARLGIKLGAGVITDVVAVDPDGTAHKSVLAGSYTTTARATTPVAVLTVKSNSVTPEPAVTGTAPATVTVEVPETATAASARITARNDKPASGRPDLAEARIVVAGGRGVDGNFGPVEDLADALGAAIGASRAATDAGWIGHDAQIGQTGKTVSPQLYISAGISGAIQQKAGMQTAKVIVAVNKDAESPIFEIADFGIVGDLFRVLPQATEEIKKRRG is encoded by the coding sequence ATGGCAAAAGTACTGGTATTCATCGACAACCCCGGCCAGGCCCTGAAGAAGGCCAGCCTGGAACTGCTCACCATTGCCCGGTCCCTGGGCGAGCCTGCGGTCGCCTTCAACGGCGAACTGCACGAGGACGTCGCGGAGACCCTGGCCGCCTACGGCGCCCAGGCGCTGTACCGGCCCTCCGCGGCGGACCTCGACGACTACCTGGTCGGCCCCAAGGCCTCCTACCTGGCCGCCGCGGTGCAGACCGCCGCGGCCACCGTCGTCCTGACCGAGAATTCGGCGGAGGCCAGGGAAATCGCGGCGAGACTCGGCATCAAGCTCGGTGCCGGCGTCATCACCGATGTCGTCGCCGTGGACCCGGACGGAACCGCGCACAAGTCGGTGCTGGCCGGTTCCTACACCACCACGGCGAGGGCCACGACGCCGGTCGCGGTCCTGACCGTCAAGTCCAACAGCGTCACCCCGGAACCCGCCGTCACCGGCACGGCGCCGGCAACCGTCACCGTGGAGGTGCCGGAGACTGCCACCGCGGCATCGGCCAGGATCACGGCCCGCAATGACAAGCCCGCCAGCGGCCGACCGGACCTCGCCGAGGCCCGGATCGTGGTGGCCGGGGGCCGCGGCGTCGACGGCAACTTCGGCCCGGTGGAAGATCTCGCCGATGCCCTCGGCGCAGCCATCGGCGCTTCCCGCGCCGCAACGGACGCAGGCTGGATCGGCCACGACGCGCAGATCGGCCAGACCGGCAAGACCGTTTCACCCCAGCTGTACATCTCCGCAGGCATCTCGGGGGCCATCCAGCAAAAGGCCGGCATGCAGACCGCCAAGGTGATCGTCGCCGTGAACAAGGACGCCGAGTCGCCGATCTTCGAGATCGCCGACTTCGGCATCGTGGGGGATCTCTTCCGGGTCCTGCCGCAGGCCACCGAAGAAATCAAGAAGCGCCGGGGCTGA
- a CDS encoding electron transfer flavoprotein subunit beta/FixA family protein — MEETLKIIVLVKHVPDAQFDRHLTGEGSTLDRSESILSELDEYALEAALQLAEARGGEAAGNKVIALSMGPAGALNAVKKSLQIGASEGVHLSDDALAGSDAAATSLALAAAIRHLGADTPADLIITGMASTDGETSLVPAQLAERLDLPQVTFASALELDGARLTARRDGDAHADTVEATLPALVSVTDQINNPRYPNFKAIMAAKKKTITTLSLADIGVDPAHVGRPGSWTEVESAEARPARTAGTIITDEGDAGIKLVEFLAAQKLL; from the coding sequence GTGGAAGAGACATTGAAAATCATCGTGCTGGTCAAGCACGTCCCTGACGCTCAGTTCGACCGACACCTCACCGGCGAGGGCAGCACATTGGACCGCTCCGAGAGCATCCTGTCCGAACTGGACGAGTACGCCCTCGAAGCCGCCCTCCAGCTGGCCGAGGCCCGCGGCGGGGAAGCAGCCGGAAACAAAGTCATCGCGCTGAGCATGGGACCCGCGGGTGCGCTCAACGCGGTGAAGAAGTCCCTGCAGATCGGCGCCAGCGAAGGCGTCCACCTCAGCGACGACGCCCTGGCCGGTTCCGACGCCGCCGCCACCTCACTGGCACTAGCCGCCGCCATCCGCCACCTCGGCGCGGACACCCCCGCAGACCTCATCATCACCGGCATGGCCTCCACCGACGGCGAGACCTCACTGGTCCCGGCCCAGCTCGCGGAACGCCTGGACCTGCCGCAGGTCACTTTCGCGTCCGCCCTGGAACTCGACGGCGCCCGGCTCACCGCCCGCCGCGACGGCGATGCCCACGCCGACACCGTCGAGGCAACGCTGCCTGCCCTGGTCTCGGTCACGGACCAGATCAACAACCCCCGGTACCCGAATTTCAAGGCCATCATGGCGGCCAAAAAGAAGACCATCACCACGCTGAGCCTTGCCGACATCGGCGTCGACCCGGCGCACGTCGGACGCCCCGGCTCCTGGACCGAAGTCGAATCGGCCGAGGCACGCCCGGCGCGCACCGCCGGCACCATCATCACCGACGAGGGCGACGCCGGCATCAAGCTGGTTGAGTTCCTGGCCGCCCAGAAGCTGCTCTAA
- a CDS encoding S1C family serine protease — MTEKPAQGASPENREPATPNEGTSGHPHAAPAPDSAHENPTLRLGPDAENAPQPVYPQHQPSYGRPAAPETQQFPGYGQQAGSNRAYGQPPQAQNQHGQAPYGQSPQAQNQHGQAPYGQPPQAQNQHGQPPYGQPQHGGYGGNQPVSPYASNPAHAPKRKAAFGVPTLVASILAAGLVGGGVVAGTTQLLGDRDTTSVGSVSSTQAGPVIVNNKDEVNAITAAAVKATPSVVTIKATSGSEGGTGSGIILDGEGHVLTNTHVVTLDGTAANASIEVRLSDGKVYSATIVGTDPLSDLAVVKIQNASGLVPAVLGDSGKLNVGDTAVAIGSPLGLTGTVTDGIVSTLNRTISVASSAAPKESADEPQGGDQGFQFAPPDGGQGQSTANQGSISINVIQTDAAINPGNSGGALVNTKGEVIGVNVAIASAGGDSAGSGNIGVGFSIPINHAKRVAQEIISTGKATHGQFGVSVKQKTAGSSASGFSIGAEVATVEPGSAADRAGVKVGDVVTRFQELAITDPNQLTAAVREQPAGAQVKVTVLRDGREQQLDVTLGAAAEQ, encoded by the coding sequence ATGACTGAGAAGCCAGCGCAGGGCGCGTCACCAGAGAACCGGGAGCCGGCCACGCCGAACGAGGGCACTTCAGGGCACCCGCATGCTGCCCCCGCGCCGGACTCAGCGCACGAGAACCCGACCCTCCGGTTGGGGCCGGACGCGGAGAACGCCCCGCAGCCGGTCTACCCGCAGCACCAGCCGTCCTATGGCCGCCCCGCGGCACCAGAGACGCAGCAGTTCCCCGGGTACGGCCAGCAGGCCGGCAGCAACCGGGCCTACGGCCAGCCGCCGCAAGCGCAGAACCAGCACGGCCAGGCCCCCTACGGCCAGTCGCCGCAAGCGCAGAACCAGCACGGACAGGCCCCCTACGGCCAGCCGCCGCAAGCGCAGAACCAGCACGGCCAGCCCCCCTACGGCCAGCCGCAGCACGGCGGCTATGGCGGCAACCAGCCTGTTTCCCCGTATGCTTCCAACCCTGCCCACGCCCCGAAGCGCAAGGCTGCCTTCGGTGTCCCCACGCTCGTGGCCAGCATCCTCGCCGCCGGCCTGGTTGGCGGCGGCGTGGTCGCCGGGACCACCCAGCTGCTGGGGGACCGGGACACCACGTCCGTGGGGTCCGTTAGCAGCACCCAGGCCGGACCCGTCATCGTGAACAACAAGGATGAGGTGAACGCCATCACCGCAGCGGCGGTGAAGGCCACGCCCAGCGTTGTGACCATCAAGGCAACGAGCGGCAGCGAGGGAGGGACCGGATCCGGCATCATCCTCGACGGTGAGGGACATGTCCTCACCAACACCCACGTCGTCACCCTCGACGGCACCGCGGCGAACGCCTCGATCGAAGTCCGCCTGAGCGACGGCAAGGTATACAGCGCCACGATCGTAGGGACGGATCCGCTGTCCGACCTGGCGGTGGTGAAGATCCAGAACGCCTCCGGGCTGGTCCCGGCAGTCCTGGGCGACTCCGGCAAACTGAACGTCGGCGACACCGCCGTGGCGATCGGCTCGCCCCTGGGGCTCACGGGTACCGTGACCGACGGCATTGTGTCGACCCTGAACCGCACCATCAGCGTTGCCTCCTCGGCAGCTCCCAAGGAAAGCGCGGATGAGCCGCAGGGCGGCGACCAGGGATTCCAGTTCGCCCCGCCGGACGGCGGGCAGGGCCAGAGCACGGCCAACCAGGGCAGCATCTCGATTAACGTCATCCAGACGGACGCCGCCATCAACCCGGGCAACTCGGGCGGCGCCCTGGTCAATACCAAGGGCGAGGTCATCGGCGTGAATGTCGCCATCGCCTCGGCCGGCGGTGACTCCGCGGGCAGCGGCAACATCGGCGTTGGCTTCAGCATCCCGATCAACCACGCCAAGCGCGTCGCGCAGGAGATCATCAGCACCGGCAAGGCCACGCATGGCCAGTTCGGCGTGAGCGTGAAGCAGAAGACCGCGGGTTCCTCGGCGTCCGGATTCTCCATCGGTGCTGAGGTCGCCACCGTGGAGCCAGGCTCCGCTGCCGACCGGGCCGGCGTCAAGGTAGGCGACGTCGTCACGAGGTTCCAGGAGCTCGCCATTACCGATCCCAACCAGCTGACCGCCGCCGTGCGCGAGCAGCCCGCCGGGGCCCAGGTCAAGGTCACCGTCCTCCGTGACGGCAGGGAACAGCAGCTTGACGTGACCCTCGGCGCGGCCGCCGAGCAGTAG